A genomic region of Caldilineales bacterium contains the following coding sequences:
- a CDS encoding NADP-dependent malic enzyme translates to MITVAEKAAMAPPSGDDVQALLARAQKPSADAMLLHPFYKGKIETTLKCAVRDINDFAIWYTPGVAAPCKAIKTDPEQVYEHTNKGNMVAVVSDGTRVLGLGDIGPKAAIPVMEGKALLYKYLGGVDAFPICLDTKDPDELIRTVLMLQPVFGGVNLEDISQPKCFYILDTLRQRAEIPIWHDDQQGTATVALAGLINALRLVGKKMTEVKIVFQGAGASNVACTRLMFAAGLDPRNCIVVDSKGILHPDREDIARRKAEFVDKWRLCNITNGAGRVGDAATALAGADVCIALSTPGPGALRPEWVEKMAAEAIVFAMANPIPEMWPWEAKSAGVRIFATGRSDFPNQVNNSLGFPGIFRGALDVRARTISDEMCIAAATALADMAVERGLDDEHILPTMDDWEVFPREAAAVGMKAQEQQLARFSLPYDELYRKASDIIARSRQMTQWMMRQGFIAEPPEV, encoded by the coding sequence ATGATTACGGTCGCAGAAAAGGCAGCAATGGCGCCCCCATCCGGCGACGATGTGCAGGCCCTGTTGGCCCGCGCCCAGAAACCGTCCGCCGACGCCATGCTGCTCCACCCGTTCTACAAAGGCAAGATCGAAACCACGCTCAAATGCGCCGTGCGCGACATCAACGACTTCGCCATCTGGTACACGCCCGGCGTGGCCGCCCCCTGCAAAGCCATCAAGACCGACCCCGAACAAGTCTACGAACACACCAACAAGGGCAACATGGTGGCCGTGGTCTCGGATGGGACGCGGGTGCTGGGGCTGGGCGACATCGGGCCGAAGGCCGCCATCCCCGTGATGGAAGGCAAGGCGCTGTTGTACAAATATCTGGGCGGGGTGGACGCTTTCCCCATCTGCCTGGACACCAAAGACCCCGACGAACTGATCCGGACGGTGTTGATGTTGCAACCAGTGTTCGGCGGCGTCAACCTGGAGGACATCTCGCAGCCCAAGTGCTTCTACATCCTCGACACCCTGCGCCAGCGGGCCGAAATCCCGATCTGGCACGACGACCAACAGGGCACGGCCACCGTCGCCCTGGCCGGGCTGATCAACGCCCTGCGGCTGGTGGGCAAGAAGATGACAGAGGTGAAAATCGTCTTCCAGGGGGCGGGCGCCAGCAATGTGGCCTGCACCCGGCTGATGTTCGCCGCCGGCCTCGACCCCAGGAACTGCATCGTCGTCGATAGCAAGGGCATCCTCCACCCCGACCGCGAAGACATCGCCCGGCGCAAGGCCGAGTTCGTGGACAAGTGGCGGCTGTGCAACATCACCAACGGCGCCGGCCGGGTGGGCGATGCGGCGACGGCGCTGGCAGGGGCGGATGTCTGCATCGCCCTCAGCACGCCGGGGCCGGGCGCGCTGCGACCGGAATGGGTGGAGAAGATGGCCGCTGAAGCCATCGTCTTCGCCATGGCCAACCCCATCCCCGAGATGTGGCCGTGGGAAGCCAAGTCGGCGGGGGTGCGCATCTTCGCCACCGGCCGCTCGGACTTCCCCAACCAGGTGAACAACTCGCTCGGCTTCCCCGGCATCTTCCGCGGGGCGCTGGATGTGCGCGCCCGCACCATCAGCGACGAGATGTGCATCGCCGCCGCCACGGCCCTGGCCGACATGGCCGTGGAGCGCGGGCTGGACGACGAACACATCCTGCCGACGATGGACGATTGGGAGGTGTTCCCGCGCGAGGCCGCCGCCGTGGGCATGAAGGCGCAGGAACAGCAATTGGCCCGCTTCAGCCTCCCCTACGACGAACTCTATCGCAAAGCCAGCGACATCATCGCCCGCTCGCGCCAGATGACGCAGTGGATGATGCGCCAGGGCTTCATCGCCGAACCACCGGAGGTGTGA
- a CDS encoding NAD(P)/FAD-dependent oxidoreductase, with the protein MHDVIIIGAGPAGLAAAAYCLRKRLDILVIAPDLGGKANYRMQVAGLEGYEHITGEEVVRKFRSQLQYLDFAQVKDKAAKLEVVLGPARETFAVTTAAGQRFAARAVILATGVDPIRLGAPGEDKALGRGLSYSAVSHAPLFWDKDTAVVGNGDLALRSAAELATVARRVFLVAPAGLPESPLKHKLAGQDNVTILEHYRLAGVETNGFVKGITLAAPDGRQEELPVTGVFGELGWKPQSGLLAGLAALDAEGFVMVDDRCRSSRPGLFAAGDVTNAFGEQVLIAIGEGAKAALAAYDYLLAP; encoded by the coding sequence ATGCACGATGTCATCATCATCGGCGCCGGCCCGGCCGGGCTGGCCGCCGCCGCCTACTGCTTGCGCAAACGCCTGGACATCCTGGTCATTGCCCCCGACCTGGGCGGCAAGGCCAACTATCGTATGCAGGTGGCCGGGCTAGAGGGTTACGAGCACATCACCGGCGAAGAGGTGGTGCGCAAGTTCCGCAGCCAGTTGCAGTATCTCGATTTCGCCCAGGTGAAGGACAAAGCTGCCAAACTGGAGGTCGTACTCGGCCCGGCTCGCGAGACCTTCGCCGTGACCACCGCCGCCGGCCAGCGTTTCGCCGCTCGCGCCGTCATCCTGGCCACGGGCGTCGATCCCATCCGCCTGGGCGCCCCCGGCGAAGACAAAGCCCTGGGCCGCGGCCTCAGCTACTCGGCGGTCAGCCATGCGCCGCTGTTCTGGGACAAAGACACGGCAGTGGTGGGGAACGGCGACCTGGCGCTGCGCTCGGCGGCCGAACTGGCCACCGTCGCCCGTCGCGTCTTCCTGGTCGCGCCCGCTGGCCTGCCCGAATCGCCGCTGAAGCACAAACTGGCCGGGCAGGACAACGTCACCATCCTGGAGCACTACCGCCTGGCCGGGGTGGAGACGAACGGCTTTGTCAAGGGCATCACCCTGGCTGCGCCTGATGGCCGCCAGGAGGAACTGCCGGTGACGGGCGTTTTCGGCGAACTGGGCTGGAAGCCGCAATCGGGGCTGCTAGCCGGGCTGGCCGCGCTCGACGCCGAGGGCTTCGTCATGGTCGATGACCGCTGCCGCAGCTCGCGTCCGGGCCTGTTTGCGGCCGGCGATGTCACCAATGCCTTCGGCGAGCAGGTGCTGATCGCCATCGGCGAGGGAGCAAAGGCGGCGCTGGCAGCCTACGATTATCTGCTGGCGCCATGA